Genomic window (Meleagris gallopavo isolate NT-WF06-2002-E0010 breed Aviagen turkey brand Nicholas breeding stock unplaced genomic scaffold, Turkey_5.1 ChrUn_random_7180001899388, whole genome shotgun sequence):
CGCCGACCTGCGAGTAGACATCGTCGGGGGTCTGCTGCTGGATCCCCGGCGGGGTCATGCGTTTCTCTTTCTGCCTCCGATTGCAAAACCAAACCCTGAccacctccttctccagctgcaggctgTCCGCTAGGTTCATAATCTCCTGGGCAGAGGGCTTGGGGCATTTCAGAAAGTGGCTCTCCAAGGCCCCCTTGACACTCACCTCGATGGAGGTCCgcttcttcctcttcctgccCTGCGCCGCGATCTTGTCGATGCTGGTGGGGCTGCCGGTGGAGGAGTCGGCTTCCTCCAGCCACTTGTTCAACAAAGGCTTCAGCTTGCACATGTTCTTgaagctgagctgcagggcCTCGAAGCGGCAGATGGTTGTCTGCGAGAAGACGTTGCCGTACAGGGTGCCCAGCGCCAGCCCCACGTCGGCCTGCGTGAAGCCCAGCTTAATCCGCCGCTGCTTGAACTGCTTGGCGAACTGCTCCAGGTCGTCCGAGGTCGGCGTGTCCTC
Coding sequences:
- the LOC104916445 gene encoding POU domain, class 3, transcription factor 3, whose product is ETAELGEHPGHHHHHHHPHPGHHAPHHGAVNSHEAHSDEDTPTSDDLEQFAKQFKQRRIKLGFTQADVGLALGTLYGNVFSQTTICRFEALQLSFKNMCKLKPLLNKWLEEADSSTGSPTSIDKIAAQGRKRKKRTSIEVSVKGALESHFLKCPKPSAQEIMNLADSLQLEKEVVRVWFCNRRQKEKRMTPPGIQQQTPDDVYSQV